A segment of the Leptolyngbya sp. CCY15150 genome:
GTTCTAGCCCCGGACAACTATCCTTCCAAGATTTTTATCTGCCCTTCGGTGGACACCTTTCCGGCGATAATCGTTGGGTCAAACTCGCCGGGTTCATCCCCTGGGACGACCTTAAAGACCACTACGCCAAGCAACTTGATGCCAAGCAAGGCACCCCCGCCAAATCCTTTCGCGTTGCCCTCGGTTCGCTGACCATCCAACAACGCCTCGGCACTAGCGACCGTGAAACCGTCGAACAGATCCGAGAGAACCCCTACTTGCAATACTTCCTAGGCTTCTCAGACTATCGAGATAGCCCACCCTTCGATGCCTCCAGCCTCGTCCATTTCCGCAAACGATTGAACCTCGATATCCTCAACGCCATCAACGATACGATTGCGCAACAGGCAATGGCTGAAATGCCCGCCTCTGAATCAACATCAACATCGACATCAGCCCCTGAGCGCGATAACGATGACGATGACGAACCACCCTGTCAGGTGACAATTATCTTGGGCTCTTCCCAGCTTTTGGTGATGCTTAATGCCGTTCCTCTGGGTTTGTTCTACACCGCCATGATGAATCGCTTG
Coding sequences within it:
- a CDS encoding transposase, encoding MYRRSSPGQLSFQDFYLPFGGHLSGDNRWVKLAGFIPWDDLKDHYAKQLDAKQGTPAKSFRVALGSLTIQQRLGTSDRETVEQIRENPYLQYFLGFSDYRDSPPFDASSLVHFRKRLNLDILNAINDTIAQQAMAEMPASESTSTSTSAPERDNDDDDEPPCQVTIILGSSQLLVMLNAVPLGLFYTAMMNRL